One window of Choristoneura fumiferana chromosome 13, NRCan_CFum_1, whole genome shotgun sequence genomic DNA carries:
- the LOC141434326 gene encoding LOW QUALITY PROTEIN: uncharacterized protein (The sequence of the model RefSeq protein was modified relative to this genomic sequence to represent the inferred CDS: inserted 1 base in 1 codon), whose protein sequence is MSETDDTDILLLIPPNFFLIPSSDSEESPLNSSRTVVHKPSCTAQVLGKLVHQVHSLENRLESLELSTNDSFSSLCERRKSDTESFESRSLDRKSFTFPRRRRRKVASRKEKXDWSLTSLDSASNIPPLKLKDCPSSKPSTNDTLSMDGDISSIVSTPNKKNDKLLLHEIDEFLTKVESYETPDSKYKNDQASYSPENIIKATGDYLTQKLDQKMNSDDIKLPSGRIVSSNVLDKYIYLVKNNVAPDKPSTSNVRPQYEETKEKQPSVTQNPTPSKETKSPSIRKLNFADTKDLQITSTPKKPQTSTSYLDSFRPTSNKIYDRASKVLEQYKSSYSRNTQSSVDNTSYTTSPKKDEFKMPQMRPYAETREGLKLTALQNKYMDSIDTDLLSLSDMWGEKAEKRDKIENAKLEEERLKREHCEAMIQQLQKKLLEQQEKLAVAIKVDRSKDEAIAKLREAWLKLTSSLDRAEERHRAALDKMVLEVENFKVGADEAQKKTNHFESELYKALDLAHDYQDKCKQLSLEMKELKAKTEQALSSKDLLVASKDTEIETLKENYETVMRLNKQATDCVKNLEDALEKEKSGHNETKQQLEELSRRLLSIDGETALVHQERDLLKDKVNEERGRGNMLERQLCEKQNLCSELLMKCDNLDFETKSLQKQLELQKAELKSHYQKQLEDAVLAKLQEFQQQLERAERDLEDDARGKESAIVDTYNKQVSRIEEQHKLEIKVLEEKQKEEIKLYRLQLAQAGEKIGLLESKLECHRRRRSQIASQLHGVMQQQWRQALRILTGAAGELPPSLEVTRDSASTPAQELSGRAAARRGAGGDFEALSDHELQHYVKLLLTRPVLDSTDARDASDREEPTSDRDKLDRQTDKERNRVRRSLGGKPPWKA, encoded by the exons ATGAGTGAAACCGACGATACTGACATTCTTCTGCTTATCCCGCCGAATTTCTTCCTTATACCAAGCTCAGACTCCGAGGAATCCCCCTTAAATTCTTCTAGAACTGTTGTACATAAACCTTCCTGCACGGCCCAGGTTCTGGGCAAACTTGTGCACCAAGTACACTCGCTTGAAAATAGGTTAGAAAGTTTAGAGTTAAGCACTAACGACAGCTTTTCGAGTCTCTGCGAACGACGCAAAAGCGATACTGAGAGCTTCGAGAGCAGAAGCCTTGACCGTAAGTCCTTCACTTTCCCGCGCAGACGACGACGTAAAGTTGCCagtagaaaagaaa aagactGGTCCCTAACCAGCCTTGATTCAGCCAGTAACATACCTCCTTTAAAACTTAAGGATTGTCCATCCAGTAAGCCTTCGACAAATGATACACTAAGCATGGATGGAGACATCAGTAGCATTGTATCAacaccaaacaaaaaaaatgataaattgcTTCTTCATGAAATAGACGAGTTTCTGACTAAAGTAGAGTCATATGAAACACCAGACTCGAAGTATAAAAATGATCAAGCTTCATACAGCCCTGAAAACATTATAAAAGCTACAGGTGATTACTTAACACAGAAATTAGATCAGAAAATGAATAGTGATGATATAAAACTACCTAGTGGGAGAATTGTATCCAGTAATGTGttagataagtatatttatttggtgAAAAATAATGTCGCTCCGGACAAACCTAGCACAAGTAATGTTAGGCCCCAGTACGAAGAAACAAAAGAGAAGCAGCCATCTGTAACGCAGAATCCTACTCCCTCCAAGGAAACTAAATCTCCTTCgataagaaaactaaattttgCGGATACAAAAGATCTTCAAATTACGTCTACACCTAAAAAACCTCAGACATCCACAAGTTACTTGGATTCATTCCGACCAACTAGTAACAAAATCTATGACCGAGCTTCAAAAGTTTTAGAACAATATAAATCTAGTTACAGTCGTAATACGCAAAGTTCAGTAGACAATACTAGTTACACAACGTCTCCTAAGAAAGATGAATTTAAGATGCCCCAAATGAGGCCTTATGCTGAGACTAGAGAGGGCTTAAAACTGACTGCATTGCAGAATAAGTATATGGATTCAATTGATACGGATTTGCTGAGTTTGAGCGATATGTGGGGCGAGAAAGCAGAGAAGAGAGACAAGATAGAGAATGCTAAGTTGGAAGAGGAGAGGCTGAAAAGAGAG CATTGCGAAGCTATGATCCAGCAGCTTCAAAAGAAACTTCTAGAACAGCAAGAGAAACTTGCTGTTGCTATCAAAGTTGACCGAAGTAAGGATGAAGCGATCGCCAAGCTCCGAGAAGCCTGGCTCAAGctgacgagcagcctggacagaGCCGAGGAACGGCATAGAGCGGCTCTGGATAAGATGGTGCTAGAAGTAGAGAACTTTAAAGTTGGGGCCGATGAAGCACAGAAG AAAACCAACCATTTTGAATCTGAGCTCTACAAAGCCCTGGATCTAGCACATGACTATCAAGACAAATGCAAACAACTGTCATTGGAAATGAAAGAACTGAAGGCCAAAACTGAACAAGCACTGTCAAGCAAAGACCTATTGGTGGCCAGTAAGGACACTGAAATAGAAACATTGAAGGAAAACTACGAGACTGTCATGAGGTTAAATAAGCAGGCGACTGACTGTGTCAAAAATTTGGAAGACGCTTTAGAAAAG GAGAAATCTGGCCACAACGAAACCAAACAGCAGCTTGAGGAGCTCAGTCGTCGGCTACTGTCGATAGACGGTGAGACAGCCCTCGTCCACCAGGAGAGGGACCTGTTAAAAGATAAGGTCAATGAAGAACGGGGCCGCGGGAACATGCTAGAGAGGCAGCTCTGCGAGAAACAGAACTTGTGTAGCGAGCTGCTTATGAAATGT GATAACCTGGACTTTGAAACCAAGTCCCTCCAGAAACAGCTGGAGCTCCAAAAGGCGGAGCTTAAGAGTCACTACCAGAAGCAACTCGAGGACGCCGTGCTCGCCAAACTGCAAGAGTTCCAGCAGCAGCTGGAGCGCGCCGAGAGGGACCTGGAGGACGACGCCAGGGGGAAGGAGAGTGCCATCGTGGACACCTACAACAAGCAGGTGTCGAGGATTGAAGAGCA ACATAAATTGGAGATAAAAGTTCTTGAAGAGAAGCAGAAAGAGGAGATTAAACTATACAGGCTGCAGTTAGCCCAGGCGGGCGAGAAAATTGGTCTATTAGAG AGCAAGTTGGAGTGCCACCGACGGCGGAGGTCGCAGATCGCGTCCCAACTCCACGGCGTCATGCAACAGCAGTGGCGGCAGGCGCTTCGCATACTGACCGGCGCCGCCGGGGAGCTCCCCCCCTCGCTAGAGGTCACCCGGGACTCCG CGTCGACTCCCGCGCAAGAGCTGagcgggcgggcggcggcgcggcgcggcgcggggggGGACTTCGAAGCCCTCTCTGACCACGAGCTGCAGCATTACGTCAAGCTG CTACTAACTCGCCCAGTGTTGGACAGCACAGACGCGCGCGATGCGTCCGATCGCGAAGAACCGACGAGCGACCGTGACAAGctcgacagacagacagacaaggagCGCAACAGAGTGCGTCGCAGTCTCGGCGGGAAGCCACCGTGGAAGGCTTGA